CCGTCTTCACGAGCAACGACACGACCAAGCAGTACGGCCCCGGCCACAACTGCTTCACCGTCGCCGAGGACGGTCGCACCGACGTCCTCGTCTACCACGCCCGCCAGTACAAGGACATCGTCGGCGACCCCCTGCACGACCCCAACCGCCACACCCGCATCCAGAAGCTCGGCTGGAAGGCGGACGGCACCCCGGACTTCGGTGTCCCCGTCGCCGATGCCGCCGGGGCGTGAACGCCCCGGTCAGCGATCGGGCGAGAGGAAGGGGGCCATGAACGAGCGCACGAAGGCGTTGCGGAACTTCCCCTGTGGATCGAGGCGTTGGGCCAGCTCCGTGAATTCGGCCGCGTGCGGATAACGGTCGCCAAGATCCGCCGGGTCGGCGGCGAACACCTTGCCCCAGTGCGGCCGGGCCGCGAACCGCGCCAGGCGCCCCTCGACGAGCTCGATCACCGGAAGCACGGCAGCCGCCTCCGGCACCCAGGTGAAGTGGAACGCGACGGTGTCCCGGCCGTGTGCGGGGCTGAGCCACTGGGCGTCGGCAGCGACCGTGCGCACCTCGCACACCTGGAGGACGGGGGCCACCTCTTCCCTGAGGGCGGCCAGGGCGTGCAGAGCGGCCAGGGCGTGTTCGCGCGGCAGCAGATACTCCGACTGGAGCTCGGCGCCGCTGCTCGGCGTGAACTCGGCCCGGAAGTGCGGCAGCCGCTCGTGCCAGGAGCCCGGCACGCCCAGCTGCTCGGTGCAGTTGGCGGCGGGCATGCCCGGTACGGGATGCCGGGGCTCGCTCACGGGCGCCGCCCACGGGAAGTCGACGGGGGCGTCGCCGCGCTGCTTGAGCCACACCTGGTTGAAGCGTGGCCCGCGCCAGTCCGTGAACAGACTCACGCTGTACGCCGCCGATGTCACGGCGTCGAAGTCGAGACGTTTCAGGTGGAGTTCGCCGAACACGTGCTGGCTGACCGAGTAGTCGGGCTCCAGGTCGAGGGTGAGGGCGCTGACGACGCCGAGTGCGCCGAGCGAGACCACGGCGCCGTCGAACCCGTCGTCGCCGCGGCTCAGCACGCGGGTCTCGCCGTCGGCGGCCACCAGCTCTACCGCGCGGACGATCTCCGCCAGCGACCGGTTGCCGTTGCCCGAGCCGTGCGTTCCGGTGGCGACCGATCCGGCCACCGAGATGTGCGGCAGGGAGGCCATGTTGGGCAGCGCGAGCCCGAACGAGGCGACATGCCGGGCCAGTTCGGCGTACCGCACACCACCGGACACGCGCACGGTGCGCGCCGCGGTGTCCACGTCGACGGACGGTTCGAGCGCGGAGAGGGAGACCAGGGCCGTGCCCGCGGCGTCGCTGTCCACGTCGGCGATCCGGTTGAACGAGTGGCCGCTGCCGAGCACCCGCACCTGTCTGCTGCCCGCGACGAGCGACCGCAGGGCATCCTGCGAGGCGGGCCGGTGCAGCTCACGGGCCGAGAAGGTGATGTTCCCGGCCCAGTTGGTCACGGCGCCGTCCCGGCCGGTGGCCAAGGCGTCAGTCATGTTCGGGTCCCTCCCTCACGGCCGCGGACAGTAAGCCCGGACCTTGCCCCCGTTGCGTTCATGGTCACGACCATACGACTTCGGACAGCACGTCGGGGCTCCGGAAGCGCCGGTCTCAGGCTCGCATCACCAGGCGGTCCACCGCGGGGTTCCCCGAACCGTAGGGGACGGGCAGGAGTCCGGCGTCCCCGGTCGCGTACAGCGCCTGTTCGAGGGCGCCGATCAGGGGCTGCACGTCGACCGGCGGGCGGACCACCAGGCGCAGGAAGCGGCTTGAGCTGCCGATCTTGTTGCCGCACTCGCGCACCAGAATGCCGTGCTCGGCCAGCAGTCGGTCCCGCAGGACCACTCCGTCGACGCCGTCGGGCAGCCGTACGTACACGAAGTTTCCCTGTGAGGGGTAGCTGGTGAGTCCGGGAAGCCGGCCGAGGTGCCAGATCATCTCCTGACGGTCGCGGCGGACCTGACGCAGGCTCAGGTCGTAGGCGTGGCGGTGCTGCTTGAGCATGAACACCACGCTCTCCGCGAAGGAGTTGAGGTTCCACTTCGGCAGCGCGGCGCGCACCCTGCCGGCCAGGCCCGGGTTGGCGACGAGGTAGCCGAAGCGGACGCCGTGCAGCCCGAAGTTCTTGCCGAGGCTGCGCAGCACGATGACATTGGGCCGCAGCACCGCCTCGTCGGCGACGCTCGACTCGGGGCCCGCGTCGGCGAACTCGAGGAACGACTCGTCCACGACCACCAGGTCGAGATCCTGCAGCGCGTCGAGCAGCGCGAGCACGGAGCGGCGCGGAAGGAGGCCTCCGTCCGGGTTGTTGGGATTGCAGATGACCGCCGTGCGGGAACCCCGGGCGCGTACGAAGTCGACGTAGGCTCCCGGATCGAGCACGAAGCCGTCGGCCTCCG
This Streptomyces sp. NBC_01283 DNA region includes the following protein-coding sequences:
- a CDS encoding histidinol-phosphate transaminase: MADAGNVTALFRASTAHTPSYSALNRAAADSGQPLVDFCVPCNPYFPTPEMYEELGGRLRDILTYYPSGADTITAELSAVLGLNPQTVVMGNGSTELITWIDHLLVRDALAVPVPTFGRWTDQSMETGKRVDMFLLPEADGFVLDPGAYVDFVRARGSRTAVICNPNNPDGGLLPRRSVLALLDALQDLDLVVVDESFLEFADAGPESSVADEAVLRPNVIVLRSLGKNFGLHGVRFGYLVANPGLAGRVRAALPKWNLNSFAESVVFMLKQHRHAYDLSLRQVRRDRQEMIWHLGRLPGLTSYPSQGNFVYVRLPDGVDGVVLRDRLLAEHGILVRECGNKIGSSSRFLRLVVRPPVDVQPLIGALEQALYATGDAGLLPVPYGSGNPAVDRLVMRA
- a CDS encoding D-arabinono-1,4-lactone oxidase gives rise to the protein MTDALATGRDGAVTNWAGNITFSARELHRPASQDALRSLVAGSRQVRVLGSGHSFNRIADVDSDAAGTALVSLSALEPSVDVDTAARTVRVSGGVRYAELARHVASFGLALPNMASLPHISVAGSVATGTHGSGNGNRSLAEIVRAVELVAADGETRVLSRGDDGFDGAVVSLGALGVVSALTLDLEPDYSVSQHVFGELHLKRLDFDAVTSAAYSVSLFTDWRGPRFNQVWLKQRGDAPVDFPWAAPVSEPRHPVPGMPAANCTEQLGVPGSWHERLPHFRAEFTPSSGAELQSEYLLPREHALAALHALAALREEVAPVLQVCEVRTVAADAQWLSPAHGRDTVAFHFTWVPEAAAVLPVIELVEGRLARFAARPHWGKVFAADPADLGDRYPHAAEFTELAQRLDPQGKFRNAFVRSFMAPFLSPDR